ATGACACTGTGTATACACGGCAGTGCCCTGGTAATTCTAGCCCAGAGCAAGTTGGCTTATGAAACTCAccatatcagtgagctctggattTGACTGAGGGACTCTGCCTCAATAAGCAAGATAGAAGATGGATTGAGGATTCTTTTGAAATACAGGCACCTATATACATATGCATCCATACAATATAcccacatatgcacaaacatgaatatatacatggaCAGCCcctacacatgcaaatacacatacaaatgaaaaagacaaaacaagggaaaaaaaagaataaaaagtgttATTATTAAAAGGAAAGATACCTCTGTTTAAAAGCACAGTGAAACCTTGGCTATCAAGACCGATGTTTGTTACAAGGCTGAAACATATTTGGCCGAGCCCCTCAACTTCTACCTCAGCAGACACTGGGAGGAACAGCTGCTGGCTATTGCTTTAGTGTTCCACCCTGTCGCCCATGCTAACAGAACCAGGCTCTGGGCATGGTTCTAAATGTACCTGGAGCAGAATTCCTGTAAAGGCTTACACCTTACACTGCTCATTCCTCAGGCCTAGCCAGGCAGCACCAGGGATAGGAAATGTTGTCACCTCCATTTCAATAGGAACACTGAGACTGGATGACTAGTTCCTGCCTGGTGGCTGAAAGAGCTGTCAAATGCATGACCCAGAGTTCACACAGAGACCAATGCCTCCTCCTCTCAGCCCCCTGTGCCGCTCATGGGTTGGCAGGGGCGTCTGCCCAGGGATTACAGAAACTGCACCATAGAGCTTGCCTCCTGGCTGGGCGACACAGGTATACTGCTAGCCTCTGTTGAGTCTTCATCTTGGTGTAGGCTGAACATTTCTCTTTTCTCGGAATGTTTCCAGAGTGCCAAACCGCTGTGAAACCCCAGAGGAGGAAATGCCAAGGAGGTTGCCTGGATGGAGTAGGCACAGTATACCCTGGCAGTGATGGGGAGGCTGAATTCCTCCTTGATGCAGATAGCCAGAGGTTCTAGACTAGGTAGAAGCTGCTTTTCCACTGGATCTGATTCCCACCTCTGGACAGTCCACCCCCATGCCAGTCATCATATGAGCACATCCCCCCACGGTCACCTCCTGTAGCTGCCAGGAGCTTGGATGGAAGGTGCGCTAGCCAGACTGGATCCCAGCTGGATTGATCTGGCTTCTGTGATAGATGGCTTCCAATCAAAAGGCCAGGGACACAAGCAAGTCAAGAACCTGAAGCTTTTGGCAAGAATCTTGTATTTCAAAAGAATCTTCAACTTCTTTTgaaattcaaaagaagaaaattgtgcATTTTGGCAAAAATTAGCTTAGGTATAGCcacaaacatcccagactcttggTGATCTTTGGCAAGCAGATGCCAGCTGGAAACTGTTAAAATAACAGTCGGGGATGTAGCTTAGGGTTAGAGCACTTCCCTTgctgcacaaggccctggatttgatccccagaatcacaaagataaaaataaaatatcagcaaCTCTAACACACTCAAGGTTACAGTCCCTACCTTAGAAAACACGACGGAGCACTGTTTAATGCAACAACCTTAAAGATTCCCCAGTTTTGATATCACGAACATTTTACAATAATCGACCGCAGGACACTTACCCTTGGAATCattttcacatcttgcttttccAAGACCTGTGTCTgccttgattttcattttcttccagagGGGAGGAATTGAGTGCCTGATAAGAAAGAGGAAGCCAGGCCAGCATCTAAGCTCCAGAGGCCTTTCAGAAGAAAAAACCGAGGCAGTGTAGGCTACCAAGTGCATTAGTGAGCCAGAGAAGAAGGCATCATTAGCTTAGGCAAATTATCTGCAAGATGTAAAAGGGAGTCAGCAGGTGCTAGCCGAATGTCCTGGAGGTCCAGAGCATCTGGCACAGTGCTCTGGCTTGACCTGAGTGTAAGGCTGTTTGGATTTTATTCTGTGGTTCACAGTCATCATGTTTGACCTGATACAAAtaactttttaagaaaaatatctgaCTTTGCAATGAAGGCACAAACCTGGAGAGCAATGCTGTCTGATGACTTGGTGTCGCAGCCCAGGACCAGAGACTGCCTGGTTTCCTGGGATTCTTATTAACAGCCAGTTAGTTCCATCTTGACCAGAGTTTCCATGCCTTTGGACCCATGGATCTCCAAGTACAAAAAGACGAAGGCAACCGTTCCTCACTCAGATCAGTCTAGAGTTAATGAAATTAATGAAGAACACCAAGCAGGCAGTTGTCTGTCTTGGTCCCAGCCCCTCTGTTTGgctccaggcaggcaggcaggcaccatTTGTTTTGTGGCTTGGACGAATGAGCTATGTTATATTTGGTGAGGGAGATCTCACTGTATAGATCTAACTGGTCTAGAACTccatatatagaccaggctagttgacctcaaactcattgagatctgcctgtctctgcctccctagggctaggattaaaggtgtgtgataacCTATCTGGCTGCATGAGCTGCATTTATGTTGAGGGCCTGGCTGGAGCTGTTGAGTTTATGAACCAAGGTTCCATGTGAACTCATAAGGGCAGCTGAAGATATCTGCGCGGACATGAATTTCAACATTAGTCTTTGAGAGCTACTGTGTTTCCTAAACCATGTTTAGTCCTAGAGGAAGCCAAGAAGCGATGGGCTCTAATATTTGCTGCAGTGTTGATGTCTCTCACCTCTGTTTCTCTTAGAGGGCACAGTCTGAATCTCTGAGTGACCTGTCATGGAccctggaggaggaagaacatgaaaaGAAACCACTGCTCCGGGTCAACACAGAAGTGGACCCCAGCTCCGGGCACTGGGATTTGATGCTGGGCAGAAGGCCTGAGCTTGGGGGACCTGCAACCTTGCTGCTGCCTGGAGGGGCCTGTGCTAGACGGGCTCGCCTACAGCACAGTGCAGCCGTCAGTGGCAGCATGGAGGAGGGAAGCTCTCCTGGAGATGAGCCCTCAAGCCATCAGGCTACGCCAGAGCTCACTGAGCCCATGGCGGTCTCAGTTCCGTGCCCGGAGACCCCATCTCTGCCACAAGATTCTCCGTACCATATTCCCCACAGTGAAATCCAGAAGGAAGAACTGTCCTCTGGAGGCCTGTGTCCCCTAGTGGAAAGCATGACTGAGGAGGTTTTTTGTGATTCTGGAGATGTGGAAACTCCACTGTCTACTGACGTCCCTGACGGAGGCATGGCACCTCCCAAGGACTCGGTGGCACCCGAGGACACCACAGCACTTCCTGAAGGGGAGACTGTACCTTCCAAAGAGGACATAACACCCCCTGAGGGAGACACAACACAAGTCATGGCACCTCCCAAGAGAGACATGTCACCTTCCAGGAGTGACATGGCACCTCCCAAGAGGATCGTGAAACctccagagagagagatagcacccccagagagagacatgTCACCTTCCAAGGGAGATGTGGCACTTCCCAAGAGGATCATGGCACCTCCAGAGAGAGACATAGcacccccagagagagacatgTCACCTTCCAAGGAAGATGTGGCACCTCTCAAGAGGATCATAGCACCTCCTGAGAGAGACATAGcacccccagagagagacatgTCACCTTCCAAGGAAGATGTGGCACCTCCCAAGAGGATCATAGCACCTCCTGAGAAAGACATGtcacccccagagagagacatgTCACCTTCCAAGGAAGATGTGGCACCTCCTGAGAGAGACATGTCACCTCCCAAGAGGATCATGGCACCTCCAGAGAGAGACATGTCACCTTCCAAGGAAGATGTGGCACCTCCCAAGAGGATCATGGCACctccagagagagagatgccaccTTCCAAGGAAGACATGACACCTCCCAAAGGGATCATGGAACCTCCCAATAGGGACACAATACTTCCAAAGGAAGAGGCACCACCTCCTGAGGTTGTCACTGACACCAACTTGGAGACACCTTCAGATATAGAGGGACAGGAGCAAAGTgttcagaaggaggaggagctgaCCCTGGTGGTACCCAGGCCTGAAGAAGCGGGGACAGAGTCATGCACAGTCCCTTCCCCGAGCCCTCCAGTACCTAAGAGCTGCCTGAAGCACAAGGTCCTGGCTCCCAGCAGGTCCCCTGCAGAGTCTCATCTGAAAGAGTCCAGCCCCAGAGTCCAGGACAGAGCAGTTGTGCCCCCAGCCCGCCCAAGGCCTGCACAGGCTACAGCATCAGGGGGTCCAGAGAAGGCAGCCCCGGGGAGGAAGAGCGAGCGGAGTACTGAACCACAACGCAGCAGCGTTAAGAGGTTCTCTGTGACCTCTAGCAGAGCGCGTGCCCGTGCCAGCAGCTCTCGCCTTCTGGAACATCCCGGGCATGCGCCTGCAGTGGGCCGTGCACCCTTACTACGGAGTGGCCTTGCCTGGAAGAGCGAGGCGGCTCTTGATGACCTCCAGGTGCTGCCAGAGCCCCAGGATAGGAAGGCAGTGGGTAGTGACCCTCAAGACTCAAGGGACATGGGGGCCGGCCAGGCAGGACCAGGCAGCAGCCTCCAAGATGCTGATACGTGTGCTTCCTCTGTGAAGGAGCCAGTCCCAGGGGAGGACCAAAGCCCCTTCCCAGTCAAGCTACGGTCCACCTCGCTCTCACTCAAGTACAGAGACGGCTCTGCCCAGGAGGCCAAAGCCGTCAAGAGGTACAGCGCCGAAGTCAGGTTGGAGAGAGGAGGCTTGACCCTGCACCCCAAGGATGAACAGAGCCATGCTGGGCCTGCCCCGACCCTGCGAAGTTCCAGGTCCCCCAATGGGCAAGGGAAAGGGAAGTCCAGGTCTCCTGAGCAGTCTAGCATCAAGCCACCCCTGCCTAGGAAGCCGCTCCTGCAGAGCCTCACCTTGCAGTACCCACCCGCAGGCCTGGACGCCAGCCCTGGGGAGTCTGAGAGACTCATAGCGGTCATCCCGCCTCCCGAACCCAGAAAGGAGAAGTCGCCCCAGCAGGGAACTGGTAAGAGCCCTCCGTGGGTCTGTTGGGAATAGATGGGTCAGCAAAACAATGTTTCCCGGAATGTGTTACTGGGACGCTCATGAAACCTGTacaaagagaaatggaagaaaaaatcgAATCCTCTTAGCACTGCTGATGTGCTTGAGAGTTAGGGAGTGAGATTGTCACAGATGCCTGCACAGGCCCCGGGGTTCAGTCACCGTCGCCGGAGTAGTGGGACTAGCATGACGGCTAGAGCTTGCTGCTAGggaagaggactggagtttgggtcccagcatccatgtctggTGGCTCACAGGGGGATcattgcctgtaaccccagcttcaTGGGTTCTGagatcctcttctgacctctgcaggcgcccggactcacacacacacatgctacaaacagatacatacatacccaTTCACATAAGtacaaataaatactttaaaggaATCGGGAATATAATGAAGATAGACGGCCAGATACTAGGATGTGTGTGGATACAGAAAACCCATGCATGTAGACATAGTAAGGAAATCTAAAAACCGATGGTGCAGAATACCCCCAGGCTCTAGGGGGTGATGCAAGAGTTTCTCCTGCTTTTGGTCTCAGAAAGCCAACACTGTGAGGGCTGATTCTGACGCAGGTTTTCCCTGAGCCTAGTCTCCTTCTGGCTTGGGAAAGTTCTTCCGACCTTATCCCCCCAAGAAAAAGTTTCTTCCCCTACACTAATCAGGCTTCTGCAGCCTGGCCTCACGTGGAAATCATGCTGTGGGTGTTTGGAGTCATAAGAGGGTCAGCCATGACTTCCCGTCCCCTAAGGGAGATGATGTTGGGTTTGGGACGCCGTTTAATAATAGCTTTTGAAGGAAATTGTCTTTAAGACGAACAGAGACAAAATAGATGATTTGTATCCCTCTTTGACTTAGTTATCATGTTCCAGATCAAAAGAAATTTGTTAAAGTGAGCATCTGCAACCCAGTTAAAGAAGTCACTCATTGCAGGCTTATGATattaatgggaaaataaaattatacaactggtgggtctctctctctctctctctctctctctctctctctgacacacacacacacacacacacacacacacacttatgcattTAACAGAGAGATTGGAGACCTTAGCAACAGTTTTTCCAtggcaaattttattttaaaatgttctgggCTATTTTTAAGAAACTCCTATAGGAATCCACTTAAGTTCTGCTCTgtgggacagagaggaagccaagcTTGGTGGCTGTCTTGAGAGAAATCCAGAACCCtgaaaagcagaagcaggcacaggaaaaaaaatgctctcGAGGAAACACCGTCAACACAGGTTCAAAGATAAACTGATGTTTCTATGTCCACAAGAAGCCAGGAAAGCATGGAGTTTATAAGGCACTTTGAGTTCCTAGAGGCTGCTGGAGGGTCTCAGAACCTTGGGGCGTAGCTTTCTTGGTCCGTGAGCCTTTTGCCTCAGTGATGCGTGTTCGGTGATTTCCTTGCCACTGCACCAACAGAGACTTTGAGGGGAGGGGCAGGTCCTAGTTGAGGATCCGCTCTGCACATTTTCCATGTGTTATGAGGCAGCTGTCGAGCGACTCCAAAAGCTGTTTTCATAGCAAGGAGAATTGCTTTGTAGGTGAAAGTTTGAGATCATCACCATCTGCTTCCATGGTCCGTGACTGGGAATGTCTCTCAAGGGCCCAGCAAGCGAGCAGAACTCAGGGTCACAGCTAGAGCTGAAAGGGGAGAAGCTTCGGAGGCCATGTTTGGTCTCTTAATGACGTACAACCTCTTCCACGCTATAAATTGTCCAAGATAGGCAGGGGCAGAAGGATTATGAGTCGGAAGCAAGGTTGACCTAAATAATGAGGCCTCAATAAATGTGCCTGGGATGGAGTGCAGAGAACCCGTGTTTCGTGCATTGCTCTGACTTACACAAAGGTGAGACTGTCTTCATTTAgtgaggactttgcccaagtcatAACTGCCTTGCCCATCTGTGGACACTGACATTTTCTAATCCACAGAAATAGCAACGCATTCCAAAGTTGAGTGCAAAGTTGGGTTCCTCTGCTGGGCGCCAGGAATGGTTTGTATTTTCCTGAAAGGGCAAAAGAACAGGAGTTACCCAGAATCTGTTAGGAGCCCATCCTCCCAGGGGCTGTGATGCGAAAGACAAGTGTCGGGACTAGGGTGCTGCCTGGTCCCCCTTCTCCTCAACCCCACTGTGGGGTCTGCAGGCTGCCTCCGACAGACCGGAGCAGAATCTCAGGTCTGTGTGGTCGAGCCTCGCCTGGGAAAGAGTCCCCTCACCCGGCTCTGTTCGCGGCTCCTTTCGTTAGCATGACTTCGATACTCATCCTCACTGTACCAAACTATAGCAGCTGGAGGCAATTTAGTTCATATAAAGCATATAGATAATGAAAGATCTAATGGCAATGTTCATCCACTTCTGAAGCCTTGTGCTGTTTACTCCCTCGTGGTGGCAGGGACTTGGTCCAGAGTTCACAGGTAGGGCTGCTGCTACCCCACCCTCCTCCCAGGTGCGCACCATAAAGTGAACGTGTTGGGGGTCTCAGATGGGTGCACTAAAGCACTCCAGCGTCTCCAgctgctctgtccccagcactgatGCTTGCCCTGCCCTTCCACACCCCGGGGTTCCCTTCGAAGGGAACAGTAAGCCTTTCAGCGTGGGATGAGGGCAGAAGGCACAGGAAATATTGTAATAAATACCGGAGCCCAGTTTGCCAAAGGGCTGGGCATCAGGAGATACAGGAGCGTGATGCCGGGTGTGTGCGCTCCTCAGCACAGAGCAGGCCTGTCTACTGACCTGAGCCACGGTCTGCTGATTTGCTGTGAGAGGAAGACAGCCTAGGTTAGCCAGCTTGTTCCTTTTCCAAGACATCTTCCTTCGTCCTGTTGGACCAATCCATCTCAGAGGCTAAATTCCAGGCCAAGAAACAGCTTcccacacacatggcaggagttattttttaaaaggtggtaGTGTCTTGTTTAGAAAAATTCTAAGACACAGAAAAAGTTAGCAGTGAGCCTGGTATACTGGCACCTGCTTGTAATTGTAgctgtttgggaggcagaggcagaccagcGGCAAGTTGGAAGCCAGCCACTACAATTCAGCAATTCTCTGCCTCAAAGTAATGTTTCTAAGGGGTAGAGAGATTATCTCAtgctttaatttgctttttattgttatgataaaacaccatgacctaaagcaacttgtagaggaaagggtttattgagCTTCCACACCCTGATCACAGTCCGTCATTAAAGGCAGCCGAGGTAGGAACTGTCACGCcccacctcgtccagcaaggaaAATGCAACAcctggagctcttcttgcagcagttttcaggactttattcacttttcctctctccctctctcttcccctcttccctctctctccgggaaaacctctcccagcccttaagtaggcatgggctgccaaccccgaactgccaggtgggcactgcccataggttcacgcatatgcaagcagctgatgatcattgcgtgatcatagcataggtcaggccttagccatctcaggagttgattatacatctccatcaggtgtgacaccacgcagctcactacaaggaactcaagaagggCAGGAACtgtgaggcaggaactgaggcaaagGCCGAGAAGAAAAGCTGCTCACTGACTTGCCTCCAGACTCGGGTTCAGCTCCCTTTCTTACAGctcctaggaccacctgcccagggtggcaTTGCCCACAATGAGCCAGTTCCTCCCCTATCAATCAAGGACATGCCCCCACAAATAAGCCTACGGGCCAATCtgatagaagcattttctcatctGAGCTTCCCCACACCCCAGATGAACCTAATGTCTGCCTTGCATGCACAAAGCTCTGTATTCAATCTTCTGGACCTAGTTTGATTCTTTTGGAAGAATACCCAGCTGTATCTTGATGTCTTTTTCTAGGAAACCGTCTCTGCTCACAACTTAGGTTCCTTGTTAGCCTTATCCTTTCCATGTTTCCCGACCTTTCCTGTGCTCCTCCAAATGTGTGCCTCTGAGAAATGGAGATGTTTCACTGTGGAGGAAGAGCGGATAGAGACTCCCCCATCTCCTTGTCCTTGAAAGCTTCCTAGTGCAGCGACCTCTCCCACAGGCAATAAAATCGGGAAGAAGACAGATCAGATGTTACCTCAGGTCGCCGAAGGGCCTACCATGCAGTAGGACACGAGAATTCTTTAGAGTATCAACTCTAATCTACATCCTATCCCTGACAATTTTCAGAATCTAAGCATGCATTAAAGCTCAAACCTTAACAACAAAAAGGGAGAATGTTACTGTGTGTAAAGTTTAAAATAACTCTTAAATATACAAGGCGCAAAGCCTCCTCTCCACCCTTTTCTGAATGCGGTCTAATCCCATCCTCCAGAAAGAGAACCATGCCCATTCCTTCCCACACACCCTGCGGTTGTGGCTCTGACCTTCTAGGACAGGCACATGCATGACTTTTTTCACCACATGCTATTCATACTGGCTTGCCATTTGATGTCCAAAGTCCACAATAAAGCAAGGAAGTCCTGATGATCAGCTTGAGTGGCCTGGCCGCAACATTTTCAGCACTGTCTACCATGGGTAGCACCTGAAGAAGGGCACTGTGCttattttgaatcttttttttttctcttggtcactgtcctggctagttttatgtcatcttgacacaagctagagtcattttagAAATGGctcctcaatggagaaaatgcccccacgagattggcctgtgggcaagtgtGGTGAATTTTCTTGactgatggttgatgtgggagggctcagttcACTGTTgctggtgccatccctgagctggtggtgcTGGGTAATagaagaaatcaggctgagcaaatcatggggagcaagccagtaagcagcacccctctatggcctctgaaTTAAttcccacctccaggttcctgccttgagttctttccctgattccttcagtgatggactgtgatgtggaagctgaaataaaccctttcctccccaagctgcttttggtcatggtgttttatcacagcagtagaaaccttgACTACGACAGTCACTATACTGCGGTCACTGGCCCATTTTACTTCTGTGTCACACTGTTGGCTGTCCGGGTCAGATTCCCACAAATGGACTCCTGTTCCCTGCTCACTAAGTGACTCTAGATTGTCCTCCACGAAGATGGCACTGATCTTCAGCACAGTGGAGATGGGTCCCCACACCCACCACCTCCTGGGTAGTAAGTGGGGTTGTTAGTCCGTGCCCCACCCTACCTGGCCTGAAGGAAGAAAAACGCCAGTCATGTTGTGCAACTGGGTCAGTGAGTTTCAACCAGTCTCAACAGGAAGTACTTctgctttccctcccttccccacgtCAGTGCTCACTTTCGTGTTTGTCCTGGCACGGGGAGCTGAACGGGGGCTTAGCAAACTCTTTGTAGGTTCTTTCCCTCCACACCCCAGACCCCCACAGACCCCCAGCACAGAACTCCCCTTCTTTAATCTGACTCCTCTGCCGTTCTCTCCCCACATCTAACTGTGGGGTGCTCCTCTTTCAAAGTCCTCCATGCCTTCCCAGCCCATGTGGAGTGGAGTTGTAATTCCTGGGTCAGGTACTCGGGACATTGTAGGTTAGGGCGAGCAACAGCAGTTCTGCATTCTGAGTCATTTGCCTTGTCCCAGGCTCTCGTAATCTCCCACATCTTCCCTCTGTGAGGCACGCGTGACCCTGACCTGAGCAACGCGAATCTGGAGGGTTTGCACTCCAGAGTCGGCTGAGTTTCTCAGACTCAGAGCGTATTTCAATGAGGTTGTTGCTAATATGGGTTTTGGGAACACAGACCGGCAAAGATGTTTTACCTGTGACATGTGGCACCATTTCACAGCACAGAGCTCTCTTCCCAAGGAAGTGCCAGATTCCTCATCTCAATGGCATAGAACACACCATGGTGAGGATTCTTCATCCTAGCTCAGGCTGAGAACATTCCACAGTGTGTGCAGAATTTAGCAGCTCAGGACCCACTCACCGACATACCCTGCGAGGTAGGGATGGTGGGACCTTGTAGGACTTCTGTGACCAGCACACCCACAGCTCTGTGATCCCCCAGTGCGTGGACTGGGACAGGAGTAGACACCCCACATGCTCTTGAGTCTCCTAGGAGATGTTATGAAACTTTTTGGGGGGCTGAGCATGTGTTCCCTATAGCTGAGCACCTTGGAGGACTGGTGGTCAATCCCAGCCACTTACGGATGTTTGGCAGATAAGGCTCCCCTGTGACCTTGCCGTGTCCTCAAAGCCCTCTTTGATGAGCTACCAAGAGGACAAAAGAACTCTGGGGAGCAGCTGAAACCCAGGAGGCATAGAAGTTGACAGGGATTTTCCAGAGCCCTTCTAGACGTCTGTCAGGCATAGAACAAGCCCAGTTTGATAGTGGCAAGTGTCAATCAAAGAACTCTCTTAttctccccacccactccctctgGACTTAGAGTCATTGAGAAAGGAGCCCAGACCCAGCTCAGGTGCCTTGCCTTCAGGGAACAGGAAACTCAACTTGACTCAGCTCTGCAGGAACCGTGTGTTCTGATGTCTTCCTGTGGATGTATGGCCATCTTTAGAGATGAATTTGGTTGTCAAAAAGTggatggagtgggaggaggaagatggtgACCATTCTCCATTGCACAGCCCCTCCATGGCATAGAATTAACAGTTCAGAGACAGTGCAGAGCCCAGGCTGAGTAACTCTAACTTAGTCTCTCAAAGTGGAAGTCCTTAAGAT
The nucleotide sequence above comes from Microtus pennsylvanicus isolate mMicPen1 chromosome 7, mMicPen1.hap1, whole genome shotgun sequence. Encoded proteins:
- the Cracdl gene encoding CRACD-like protein isoform X2; this encodes MRESEARCTLRKMAAFYQCVRPDPSEPDMISTRVMDVKLRESAEGLGEDGTGKKKSKFKTFKKLFGKKKRKESPSSTGNSTWKQNQAKSEVIAIESGPVGYDSEDELEESRGTLGNRALSHDSIFFPESGQDPARPVRVFSQENVCDRIKALQLKIQCNVKMGPPPPGGIPIKRAEETGLSSEDDGLPRSPPEMSLLHDAGPGTTIKILVSSSRPQSPDHTSDATVSSRTLDGSLAPVADFSHPPESSSCLDNSAAKHKLLVKPRNQRSSKMRRLSSRAQSESLSDLSWTLEEEEHEKKPLLRVNTEVDPSSGHWDLMLGRRPELGGPATLLLPGGACARRARLQHSAAVSGSMEEGSSPGDEPSSHQATPELTEPMAVSVPCPETPSLPQDSPYHIPHSEIQKEELSSGGLCPLVESMTEEVFCDSGDVETPLSTDVPDGGMAPPKDSVAPEDTTALPEGETVPSKEDITPPEGDTTQVMAPPKRDMSPSRSDMAPPKRIVKPPEREIAPPERDMSPSKGDVALPKRIMAPPERDIAPPERDMSPSKEDVAPLKRIIAPPERDIAPPERDMSPSKEDVAPPKRIIAPPEKDMSPPERDMSPSKEDVAPPERDMSPPKRIMAPPERDMSPSKEDVAPPKRIMAPPEREMPPSKEDMTPPKGIMEPPNRDTILPKEEAPPPEVVTDTNLETPSDIEGQEQSVQKEEELTLVVPRPEEAGTESCTVPSPSPPVPKSCLKHKVLAPSRSPAESHLKESSPRVQDRAVVPPARPRPAQATASGGPEKAAPGRKSERSTEPQRSSVKRFSVTSSRARARASSSRLLEHPGHAPAVGRAPLLRSGLAWKSEAALDDLQVLPEPQDRKAVGSDPQDSRDMGAGQAGPGSSLQDADTCASSVKEPVPGEDQSPFPVKLRSTSLSLKYRDGSAQEAKAVKRYSAEVRLERGGLTLHPKDEQSHAGPAPTLRSSRSPNGQGKGKSRSPEQSSIKPPLPRKPLLQSLTLQYPPAGLDASPGESERLIAVIPPPEPRKEKSPQQGTEKGQPPAATGPGADGQPTPPWITMARQKQRGVPDLPVNQEDKPGSRILKTETGKQTQESVKQGDFVRSKSFLMTPAKPPVTQRQGSKLSLKEGLQRGISLSHQNLAQAAAMTEKELHQLKRASYATSTDQPSWMELARKKSQAWSDMPQIIK